One genomic region from Geothermobacter hydrogeniphilus encodes:
- a CDS encoding nicotinate phosphoribosyltransferase yields the protein MKPSALLTDLYQLTMLAGYRREGLAERPAVFDLFFRDLPYGGGYAVFAGLGPALDYLAELSFSEDDLGYLASLQLFDEAFLAYLRDFRFRGRVLAPPEGSIVFPHEPLLTVEAGLAEAQLVETALLNIINFQTLVATKAARVSLAAGESTVLEFGLRRAQGPDGALSVARAACIGGVGSTSNVLAGKQFGLPIRGTHAHSWIMAFDDELSAFRAYAEAFPDNCVLLVDTCDTLGSGLPNAIRVAGELRARGHELLGIRLDSGDLAWLSRQARRMLDEAGFPEVRIVASNELDEEVIHAIRDEGGCIDIYGVGTRLATCAGKGGGALGGVYKLVEIDGRPKMKLTADITKATLPGRKILWRLSTAEGRHVQDVLTRPGEKPTAGTTVFDPTNPARTRTLEPDLTIRDLRQTVMNNGQKLLPTEPLARLAERCRTGLLALPSGTLRTTNPHRYKVSISPDLHALRNRLRTAMEHIPGD from the coding sequence GGAGGGGCTGGCGGAACGCCCGGCGGTCTTCGACCTCTTTTTCCGCGATCTTCCCTATGGCGGCGGCTACGCCGTCTTTGCCGGGCTCGGCCCGGCCCTCGACTACCTGGCCGAACTCTCCTTCAGCGAAGACGACCTGGGCTACCTCGCCTCGCTGCAGCTGTTTGACGAAGCCTTCCTCGCCTACCTGCGCGACTTCCGTTTTCGCGGCCGGGTGCTGGCGCCTCCGGAAGGCAGCATCGTCTTTCCCCATGAACCGCTGCTGACCGTGGAAGCCGGCCTGGCCGAGGCGCAACTGGTTGAAACCGCCCTGCTCAATATCATCAATTTCCAGACCCTGGTCGCCACCAAGGCGGCCCGCGTCAGCCTGGCCGCCGGAGAGAGTACGGTTCTGGAGTTCGGCCTGCGCCGCGCCCAGGGACCGGACGGCGCCCTGTCGGTGGCCCGCGCCGCCTGTATCGGCGGGGTCGGCAGCACCAGCAACGTGCTGGCCGGCAAACAGTTCGGGCTGCCGATCAGGGGAACCCACGCCCACAGCTGGATCATGGCTTTCGACGACGAACTGAGCGCCTTCCGCGCCTACGCCGAAGCCTTTCCCGACAACTGCGTGCTGCTGGTCGACACCTGCGACACCCTCGGCAGCGGGCTGCCGAACGCCATCCGGGTGGCAGGGGAACTGCGCGCCAGGGGACACGAACTGCTCGGTATTCGGCTCGATTCGGGGGATCTCGCCTGGCTCAGTCGACAGGCCAGGCGGATGCTGGATGAAGCGGGTTTCCCGGAGGTCAGGATCGTCGCCTCCAACGAACTGGACGAAGAGGTGATTCACGCCATTCGCGACGAGGGTGGCTGCATTGATATCTACGGAGTCGGTACCCGGCTGGCAACCTGCGCCGGAAAGGGGGGCGGAGCCCTGGGAGGCGTCTACAAGCTGGTTGAAATCGACGGTCGGCCCAAGATGAAACTGACCGCCGACATCACCAAGGCGACCCTGCCGGGTCGCAAGATCCTGTGGCGGCTGAGTACCGCGGAGGGGCGTCATGTGCAGGATGTGCTGACCCGACCGGGGGAAAAACCAACGGCGGGAACGACCGTCTTCGATCCGACCAACCCGGCCCGGACTCGGACACTGGAACCGGACCTGACCATCCGCGATCTACGGCAGACAGTGATGAACAACGGACAGAAATTGCTACCGACCGAGCCCCTCGCCCGCCTCGCGGAACGCTGCCGGACCGGCCTTCTCGCCCTGCCGAGCGGAACCCTGCGAACCACCAATCCGCACCGCTACAAGGTATCGATCAGCCCGGACCTGCATGCCCTGCGGAACAGGTTGCGGACAGCAATGGAACATATCCCCGGAGACTGA